Proteins from a genomic interval of Paenibacillus sp. FSL H8-0048:
- a CDS encoding S-layer homology domain-containing protein translates to MTLKKKLAVSTLAVSMAAASVAGFPFSSKGLAEHFGVSTASAAAVSQADVKAKVEKIYAQLTEADRVLLLNYKNQANAVDLAAFREIFKPVLEKLTFLEEADVITAHAAFKSVSSVVYDVYDKDYTAIKNIRYDVKNVDLLKKIAAEAGVKNLTTDDFIEFLFGADGVEAQLRALLSSKTSSELLDIVANPASQDNLINDAITTVLNHKTGTGALTVSQVVYNLHISPADVKESLKNLSVAVPATKPAVKALATAYIKAYGFSGGGTTNPPGTGTSGGNGTVTTPVTNPTATPGLYDVSKLVTIVGDKATLKLVDADVLKAFDALVAANAGKTGLTLTLNLGTVNAATVEVPLSKAIIEAAKAKGIANIAITFNGLTVTIPVGQFSEAITLTTSTVADATVTSLSSNKLTSSVYDFQLNVGGVVTSTFKQPIIIKLPLKNTEGVDRELLSVAKVVYKELQYQGGVVDGDYITEPRDSFSSYAVLENKVSFKDVASVQAWAGRQISVVAAKGAIEGVGNGNFAPKNNVTRAEFAKMLIRALNLENNSAKQSFGDVSSTAWYAPYVAVAAEKGIITGRSAAQFDPNATITRAEMATMIARAVKSQKPEAATNVSSLSKFSDAGKIAASLKDGVAFAASNNLVIGNAGKFNPNNTATRAEAAVIIYRTINFK, encoded by the coding sequence GTGACTTTGAAGAAAAAACTGGCAGTATCTACACTAGCAGTAAGCATGGCAGCGGCATCCGTTGCCGGATTCCCGTTCAGCAGCAAGGGGCTGGCTGAACATTTTGGAGTGAGTACAGCTTCCGCAGCAGCAGTATCGCAGGCAGATGTGAAGGCTAAGGTTGAGAAGATTTATGCTCAGCTGACAGAAGCCGACAGAGTATTGCTTCTGAATTACAAAAATCAAGCAAACGCTGTGGATCTTGCAGCATTCAGAGAAATCTTCAAGCCAGTACTTGAGAAGCTTACCTTCCTGGAAGAAGCTGACGTGATAACTGCCCATGCAGCATTCAAGAGCGTATCCAGTGTAGTCTATGATGTGTATGACAAGGATTACACGGCAATCAAGAATATCCGTTATGATGTGAAGAATGTGGACCTGCTGAAGAAGATTGCTGCTGAGGCTGGCGTAAAGAATCTTACAACGGATGATTTCATTGAATTCCTGTTCGGCGCGGATGGTGTTGAAGCCCAGCTCCGCGCATTACTCAGCAGCAAAACTAGCTCGGAACTGTTGGACATCGTTGCTAATCCTGCAAGCCAGGACAACTTGATTAATGATGCCATTACTACAGTGCTTAACCACAAGACAGGTACTGGAGCCCTTACAGTAAGCCAAGTAGTGTACAATCTTCACATTTCTCCTGCTGATGTTAAGGAGAGCCTGAAGAACCTGAGTGTTGCAGTTCCAGCAACGAAGCCAGCAGTGAAAGCCCTGGCTACAGCTTATATCAAAGCTTACGGCTTCAGCGGTGGCGGTACTACTAACCCTCCTGGAACTGGCACTAGCGGCGGCAACGGCACAGTAACAACTCCAGTTACGAACCCTACAGCTACACCAGGCCTGTATGATGTATCCAAGCTGGTAACGATTGTAGGCGACAAAGCAACCCTGAAGCTGGTAGATGCTGACGTATTGAAAGCCTTTGACGCACTGGTTGCAGCTAATGCCGGTAAGACAGGTCTTACGCTTACCCTGAACCTGGGCACAGTGAACGCGGCAACTGTAGAAGTGCCATTGTCCAAAGCAATTATCGAAGCAGCCAAGGCGAAAGGCATTGCCAACATTGCAATTACTTTCAACGGCTTGACCGTAACGATTCCAGTAGGACAGTTCAGTGAAGCTATTACACTGACTACTTCCACTGTAGCAGATGCAACCGTAACTTCCCTGTCCAGCAATAAGCTGACATCCAGCGTGTATGACTTCCAACTGAATGTGGGCGGTGTGGTTACATCCACCTTCAAGCAGCCAATCATCATCAAGCTGCCGCTTAAGAATACAGAAGGCGTTGACCGTGAACTGCTGTCCGTTGCTAAGGTAGTCTACAAAGAACTGCAATACCAGGGCGGTGTTGTAGATGGTGATTACATCACTGAACCGCGTGACAGCTTCTCTTCCTACGCTGTACTGGAGAACAAAGTCAGCTTCAAGGATGTTGCCAGTGTTCAGGCTTGGGCTGGAAGACAGATCTCTGTAGTAGCAGCCAAGGGTGCTATTGAAGGCGTAGGTAACGGCAACTTTGCTCCGAAGAACAACGTGACCCGTGCAGAATTCGCCAAGATGCTGATCCGCGCACTGAACCTGGAGAATAACTCCGCGAAGCAGAGCTTCGGCGATGTAAGCTCCACTGCCTGGTATGCTCCTTATGTAGCTGTTGCTGCTGAGAAGGGCATCATTACTGGACGCAGTGCAGCCCAGTTCGATCCTAATGCAACGATTACGCGCGCCGAAATGGCAACAATGATTGCCCGTGCCGTGAAGTCGCAGAAGCCGGAAGCTGCTACGAATGTCAGCTCCCTGAGCAAGTTCTCCGATGCAGGCAAGATCGCTGCTTCCCTGAAAGACGGAGTAGCCTTCGCTGCCAGCAATAACCTGGTTATCGGCAACGCCGGCAAGTTCAATCCTAACAACACAGCTACACGTGCTGAAGCTGCAGTGATTATCTACCGTACGATCAACTTCAAGTAA
- a CDS encoding CpsD/CapB family tyrosine-protein kinase, with product MSQQPNKQRHLITVTNPRSPVSEAFRALRTNIDFSSVDEQIQIIMVTSSGPEEGKSTVTANLAAAYAQADKKVLLIDGDLRKPTAHKTFSLSNRYGLSSLLSQQANLSEVIQESGVNNLYLMTSGPIPPNPAEMMASNRMSAVLQELRQLYDVILIDTPPLLAVTDAQIVASKSDGVIMVVSYGKVKRDIAAKAKDNLDRVGAKMLGVVLNNVKRKASEGYYYYYYGN from the coding sequence ATGTCACAGCAGCCAAATAAACAACGCCATCTGATCACCGTGACCAACCCGCGTTCGCCGGTATCCGAGGCCTTTCGGGCACTGCGCACGAACATTGATTTCTCCTCTGTAGATGAACAGATCCAGATTATTATGGTCACTTCTTCCGGACCGGAGGAAGGGAAATCAACCGTAACCGCTAACCTGGCCGCTGCGTACGCGCAAGCGGATAAGAAGGTGCTGCTGATCGACGGTGACTTGCGTAAGCCTACAGCGCATAAGACTTTTTCCCTGAGTAACCGGTATGGATTATCCTCTTTGCTCTCGCAGCAGGCGAATCTGTCTGAAGTTATTCAGGAATCCGGTGTGAATAACCTGTATCTGATGACCTCCGGCCCGATTCCTCCGAATCCTGCCGAGATGATGGCCTCCAACCGGATGAGTGCGGTGCTGCAGGAGCTGCGCCAGTTATATGATGTAATTCTGATTGATACACCTCCGCTGTTGGCCGTTACAGATGCACAGATTGTGGCCTCCAAGAGTGACGGCGTAATTATGGTGGTCAGCTACGGTAAGGTGAAGCGCGATATTGCAGCGAAGGCCAAGGACAATCTCGACCGGGTCGGAGCCAAGATGCTGGGCGTGGTTCTGAACAACGTGAAGCGCAAGGCCAGTGAAGGCTACTACTATTACTACTATGGCAATTGA
- a CDS encoding polysaccharide biosynthesis protein, whose amino-acid sequence MTAKTRVFMLFLIDIAIIWFSVVTSYMFRFFDGIPHEYVVQMIQFGIISTVAIGGNLVYFGLYRRMWQYASIGEIVSILKAIMTGAIIAYGIALLILPARVPFGVEVRIMETILVLVGGIRFLWRFLRKERINDKNRETHALIVGAGDCGMLIAKEMMGPSFADTKLVGFIDDSSNKYHMSILGLPVLGNRYDLPRLVKEKNIHEIIIAMPSVSRTEISEIINLAKTTGAKLKIIPALNDLIAGKISVKKLRDVSVEDLLGREPIVADMNSILGYVHNKTVLVTGAGGSIGSELCRQISPFAPDKLLILGHGENSIYTIEMELRKSFPYLEIVTVIADIQDRSRLMDIFQSYKPQVVFHAAAHKHVPLMERNPSEAIKNNVFGTRNVADCADKYGAERFVMISSDKAVNPTSVMGATKRIAEMYVQSLNTSSQTKFSAVRFGNVLGSRGSVIPAFKKQIAAGGPVTVTHPEMVRYFMTIPEAVQLVIQSGSFAKGGEVFVLDMGEPVKILNLAEDLITLSGYEPYTDIDITFSGIREGEKLYEELLTDEENLGSTHHDRIFIGRPNVFTQSQMELEFKRLERVITEDAEAIREVINQIVPMQPVIQAAIS is encoded by the coding sequence ATGACAGCCAAAACAAGAGTGTTTATGTTGTTTCTAATTGATATTGCGATCATATGGTTTAGTGTAGTCACTTCGTATATGTTCCGTTTCTTTGATGGCATTCCTCATGAATATGTTGTACAGATGATTCAGTTTGGAATAATTTCTACTGTTGCGATTGGTGGGAACTTAGTCTATTTCGGGTTATATCGCCGGATGTGGCAATATGCCAGTATTGGTGAAATAGTATCTATTCTTAAGGCTATAATGACTGGGGCAATCATAGCTTATGGTATAGCTCTATTAATTCTACCAGCGCGTGTACCCTTCGGAGTAGAGGTTCGGATTATGGAGACCATTCTAGTTCTGGTTGGTGGCATCCGCTTCCTATGGAGATTCCTTCGAAAGGAACGGATTAATGACAAGAATAGAGAGACCCATGCTTTAATCGTCGGAGCCGGAGATTGTGGAATGTTAATTGCTAAGGAAATGATGGGTCCATCGTTTGCCGATACGAAATTGGTAGGCTTCATTGACGACAGCTCCAATAAATATCATATGTCTATTTTGGGACTGCCTGTCTTGGGAAATAGATATGATCTGCCCCGTCTGGTGAAGGAAAAGAACATTCATGAGATTATTATTGCCATGCCTTCAGTTTCCAGAACTGAAATATCCGAGATTATTAACCTGGCCAAGACAACAGGAGCCAAGCTGAAGATTATCCCTGCATTGAATGACCTGATTGCAGGTAAGATTTCTGTCAAGAAGCTCCGCGATGTCAGTGTAGAAGACCTTCTGGGCCGTGAGCCGATTGTGGCAGACATGAACAGTATTCTGGGCTATGTTCATAACAAGACCGTATTGGTTACGGGCGCAGGCGGTTCAATCGGATCAGAGCTATGCCGCCAGATCTCTCCTTTTGCACCGGATAAGCTGCTGATTCTGGGACATGGCGAGAACAGTATTTATACAATTGAAATGGAGCTGCGTAAGAGCTTCCCTTACCTGGAAATCGTTACCGTGATTGCTGATATTCAGGACCGGTCAAGGCTGATGGATATATTCCAGAGCTACAAGCCGCAGGTCGTCTTTCATGCGGCAGCACATAAGCACGTTCCTCTGATGGAGCGTAATCCTTCGGAGGCAATCAAGAATAATGTCTTCGGGACCCGCAATGTAGCTGACTGTGCAGACAAATATGGCGCAGAGCGCTTCGTGATGATCTCGTCCGACAAGGCCGTGAACCCGACCAGCGTCATGGGGGCCACGAAGCGGATTGCCGAGATGTATGTGCAGAGCTTAAATACCTCAAGCCAAACGAAGTTCTCGGCAGTTCGATTCGGAAATGTTCTTGGCAGTCGAGGCAGTGTTATTCCAGCTTTCAAAAAGCAGATTGCTGCTGGGGGACCAGTAACCGTTACTCATCCGGAGATGGTCCGTTATTTCATGACAATACCTGAGGCTGTTCAATTAGTTATTCAATCTGGTTCTTTTGCCAAGGGTGGAGAGGTATTTGTGTTGGACATGGGTGAACCAGTGAAGATACTTAATCTTGCCGAGGATCTAATTACTTTATCTGGTTATGAACCGTATACAGATATTGATATTACATTCTCAGGAATTCGTGAAGGCGAGAAGCTGTATGAAGAGTTGCTGACAGATGAGGAGAACCTGGGTTCCACTCATCATGACCGGATTTTCATTGGCAGACCTAATGTCTTTACTCAGAGCCAAATGGAGCTTGAATTCAAACGGTTAGAACGGGTTATTACAGAAGATGCGGAGGCCATCCGCGAAGTGATTAACCAGATCGTGCCGATGCAGCCAGTCATCCAGGCAGCCATTAGCTAA
- a CDS encoding YveK family protein, whose translation MHLSAQELDLRDYFQIVRKRLWMIISIVIVACVLAGIYSLYIKNPVYEASTKIIVNQTPTQATAAQLDLNQINTNIQLINTYKEIIKTPAILDVVAKNYPEFGITAEEMLKKVNVSSVNNTQVMTLVVRDNSYQRAAEIVNAISLVFKQEIPSLFNVQNVSILNEAKLNPPVAPGPVEPNVVMNLAIAFIVSLMIGLGIAFLLEYLDDTLKTEDDIKKYLGLPTIAMITRLGQEETKTTGQQAQTQSRKAGELEHVTAAK comes from the coding sequence ATGCACTTGTCAGCACAAGAATTGGATTTGCGCGATTATTTCCAGATTGTCAGGAAGAGACTGTGGATGATTATCAGCATTGTTATCGTGGCTTGTGTTCTTGCCGGGATCTACAGCTTATATATCAAGAATCCCGTCTATGAAGCTTCAACCAAGATCATTGTTAATCAGACGCCTACCCAAGCTACGGCGGCGCAGCTGGATCTGAATCAGATTAATACCAACATTCAGCTGATCAATACGTACAAGGAAATTATCAAGACTCCGGCGATTCTCGATGTTGTGGCTAAGAACTATCCTGAGTTCGGGATTACGGCAGAGGAGATGCTGAAGAAGGTTAACGTGAGTTCCGTAAATAATACGCAGGTGATGACACTTGTCGTTCGAGATAATTCATACCAGAGAGCCGCAGAGATCGTGAATGCCATATCACTTGTATTTAAGCAGGAGATTCCGTCCTTGTTCAACGTACAGAATGTGTCCATCCTCAACGAAGCCAAGCTTAATCCGCCAGTTGCACCCGGACCGGTGGAGCCGAATGTGGTCATGAACCTCGCGATTGCTTTTATCGTATCCCTGATGATCGGTCTGGGGATTGCCTTCCTGCTGGAGTATCTCGACGATACGCTGAAGACAGAAGACGACATTAAGAAATACCTTGGACTTCCGACTATAGCTATGATTACCCGGCTGGGCCAGGAAGAAACCAAGACCACCGGGCAGCAGGCTCAGACACAGAGCAGAAAGGCGGGGGAACTAGAGCATGTCACAGCAGCCAAATAA
- the lon gene encoding endopeptidase La produces the protein MIQSKSKGRRFPLLPLRGLLVYPSMVLHLDVGREKSVRALEKAMVEDNLILLCSQSEVNIEEPGQEDIFRVGTVANVRQMLKLPNGTIRVLVEGVERAEIIHYTDNEEYYEVMARELPEQEDVDQESDALMRSVLSQFEHYITLSKKVTPETLAAVSDIEEPGRLADVITSHLALKIKDKQEILETIDVSKRLEKLLDILNNEREVLELERKISQRVKKQMEKTQKEYYLREQMKAIQKELGEKEGRAGEADELRTQMEEKNLPERVQEKILKEIDRLEKMPASSAEGSVIRNYVDWLLGLPWSEATEDDLDIRKAEEVLDADHYGLEKPKERVLEYLAVQKLVKGLKGPILCLVGPPGVGKTSLARSIARSLNRKFVRISLGGVRDEAEIRGHRRTYVGAMPGRIIQGMKTAGSINPVFLLDEIDKMAADFRGDPSAALLEVLDPEQNNTFSDHFVELPFDLSNVMFVTTANAVHNIPRPLLDRMEMLFIPGYTELEKLQIASRYLLPKQRKSHGLAEEQLSIGDDTLLKIVREYTRESGVRNLEQQIAALCRKAAKQIVSEEKERVSILPEEIKDYLGAAKFRYGMAELEDQIGTVTGLAWTEVGGDTLLIEVTVVQGTGKLTLTGQLGDVMKESAQAAFSYTRSKAEELGLAPDFHEKNDIHIHIPEGAIPKDGPSAGITIATALISALTKRYVSKHVAMTGEITLRGRVLPIGGLKEKSLAAHRAGYKKILIPKDNERDLKDIPESVRSDVEFVPVSHMDQVLKHALVDHEEGINTGSDSDTEISIEAPSSVH, from the coding sequence ATGATACAAAGTAAATCCAAAGGTCGTCGTTTTCCTTTATTACCGCTTAGAGGTCTTCTTGTATATCCCAGTATGGTTCTGCATCTGGATGTAGGCCGTGAGAAGTCCGTGCGGGCATTAGAGAAAGCTATGGTTGAAGATAATCTGATTCTCCTCTGCTCCCAGTCTGAAGTCAATATTGAGGAGCCGGGGCAAGAGGATATATTCCGCGTGGGTACGGTGGCGAATGTGCGGCAGATGCTGAAGCTTCCCAACGGTACGATCCGTGTGCTGGTGGAGGGCGTAGAGCGGGCCGAGATTATTCATTATACGGACAACGAGGAGTATTATGAGGTGATGGCGCGTGAGCTGCCGGAGCAGGAGGATGTGGACCAGGAGAGCGATGCCCTGATGCGCAGCGTGCTGAGCCAGTTCGAACACTACATCACTCTGTCCAAAAAAGTAACGCCAGAGACCCTCGCTGCGGTCTCCGATATCGAGGAGCCTGGGCGGCTGGCGGATGTCATCACCAGTCATCTGGCGCTGAAGATCAAGGACAAACAGGAGATCCTGGAGACCATTGACGTCAGCAAGCGTCTGGAGAAGCTGCTCGACATCCTCAATAATGAGCGCGAAGTGCTGGAGCTCGAACGCAAGATCAGCCAGCGCGTGAAGAAGCAGATGGAGAAGACCCAGAAGGAGTATTACCTGCGCGAGCAGATGAAGGCGATCCAGAAGGAGCTTGGCGAGAAGGAAGGCCGGGCCGGTGAAGCCGATGAGCTGCGCACCCAGATGGAAGAGAAGAATCTGCCGGAGCGGGTGCAGGAGAAGATCCTGAAGGAGATCGACCGGCTGGAGAAAATGCCGGCAAGCTCAGCCGAAGGCAGCGTCATCCGCAACTATGTGGATTGGCTGCTCGGTCTGCCCTGGAGCGAAGCCACGGAAGATGATCTGGATATCCGCAAGGCGGAAGAGGTGCTGGACGCAGACCACTATGGTCTGGAGAAGCCGAAGGAACGGGTGCTGGAATACCTGGCCGTGCAGAAGCTGGTCAAGGGGCTGAAGGGGCCGATTCTGTGTCTGGTAGGTCCTCCGGGCGTCGGCAAAACCTCGCTCGCCCGCTCCATCGCCCGCTCCCTGAACCGCAAGTTCGTCCGCATCTCGCTGGGCGGCGTGCGGGATGAAGCTGAGATCCGGGGTCACCGCCGGACATATGTCGGCGCAATGCCGGGCCGGATCATCCAGGGGATGAAGACGGCAGGCAGCATCAACCCGGTCTTCCTGCTGGATGAGATCGACAAGATGGCGGCGGACTTCCGCGGCGATCCGTCGGCGGCCCTGCTGGAGGTGCTGGACCCCGAACAGAACAATACGTTCAGCGATCACTTCGTAGAGCTGCCGTTCGACTTGTCGAACGTCATGTTCGTCACTACAGCGAATGCCGTGCACAACATTCCGCGTCCGCTGCTGGACCGGATGGAGATGCTGTTCATTCCCGGCTATACGGAGCTGGAGAAGCTGCAGATTGCCAGCCGTTATCTGCTGCCCAAGCAGCGCAAGAGCCACGGCCTTGCGGAAGAGCAGCTGTCCATCGGAGACGATACGCTGCTGAAGATTGTCCGCGAGTACACCCGCGAATCCGGGGTGCGGAATCTGGAGCAGCAGATAGCTGCCCTCTGCCGCAAGGCGGCGAAGCAGATTGTCTCCGAAGAGAAGGAGCGCGTCAGCATTCTTCCGGAGGAGATCAAGGATTACCTGGGAGCCGCCAAGTTCCGCTATGGAATGGCAGAGCTGGAGGATCAGATTGGTACCGTTACCGGGCTGGCCTGGACAGAGGTTGGCGGCGATACGCTGCTGATTGAAGTAACGGTGGTCCAGGGCACCGGGAAGCTGACGCTGACCGGCCAGCTCGGCGATGTGATGAAGGAGTCGGCGCAGGCTGCCTTCAGCTATACCCGCTCTAAGGCGGAGGAGCTGGGGCTTGCCCCTGATTTTCACGAGAAGAACGATATTCACATCCATATTCCCGAAGGTGCGATTCCCAAGGACGGCCCGTCCGCAGGGATTACCATCGCCACGGCGCTGATCTCCGCGCTTACCAAGCGTTATGTCTCCAAGCATGTAGCCATGACCGGTGAGATTACGCTGCGCGGACGCGTATTGCCTATCGGTGGTCTTAAGGAGAAATCGCTGGCCGCCCACCGTGCAGGCTACAAGAAGATTCTTATCCCGAAGGACAATGAGCGCGACCTCAAGGATATTCCTGAGAGTGTCCGGAGTGATGTCGAGTTCGTGCCGGTATCCCATATGGATCAGGTACTGAAGCACGCGCTCGTAGATCATGAAGAAGGCATCAATACCGGCTCAGACTCAGATACAGAAATAAGCATTGAAGCGCCCAGTAGTGTGCATTAG
- a CDS encoding tyrosine-protein phosphatase, protein MIDIHSHILPFMDDGAADYDAALAMALDAHNDGITTVVATPHHANGVYMNPAPEIEAAVRVLNAKLQEAGNPLVVLPGQEIRIYGELLDDLERGQLLTLAGSRYILLEMPSSRVPRTMEETCHELVIQGMVPVIAHPERNAEIAADPSKLLRLIELGAMGQVTAQSIAGVFGSKLQKLSLKLCRQQAVHMIASDAHDSLHRPFGLSEAYGVVRRELGAESVDFFLHNSRDILANKEINRVNSIQSNSKLHRLFGFFSRKG, encoded by the coding sequence ATGATAGATATCCATAGCCACATTCTACCCTTCATGGATGACGGAGCTGCTGATTATGACGCCGCTCTCGCCATGGCGCTTGACGCCCATAACGATGGTATTACAACTGTAGTAGCTACCCCCCACCATGCGAACGGAGTCTATATGAATCCGGCCCCGGAGATTGAAGCGGCGGTACGGGTGCTGAATGCGAAGCTGCAGGAGGCAGGCAATCCGCTGGTCGTGCTGCCGGGGCAGGAGATCCGGATCTACGGGGAGCTGCTCGATGATCTGGAGCGCGGACAATTGCTGACGCTTGCCGGTTCCCGGTATATTTTGCTGGAGATGCCCTCTTCACGGGTGCCCCGCACGATGGAAGAGACCTGCCATGAGCTGGTCATCCAGGGAATGGTGCCGGTTATCGCCCACCCGGAGCGCAACGCGGAGATTGCTGCCGATCCGTCCAAGCTGCTGCGGTTAATAGAGCTCGGTGCCATGGGACAGGTTACTGCACAGAGCATCGCCGGCGTCTTCGGGAGTAAGCTGCAGAAGCTGTCGCTCAAATTATGCCGGCAGCAAGCCGTGCATATGATTGCATCCGATGCGCATGATTCGCTGCACCGTCCCTTTGGATTAAGCGAGGCTTACGGGGTGGTGAGGCGGGAATTAGGAGCAGAGTCAGTCGACTTTTTTCTACACAATTCGCGCGATATCCTTGCAAATAAGGAGATTAATCGAGTTAATTCTATTCAATCTAACAGCAAACTTCATAGATTGTTCGGATTTTTTTCTCGTAAGGGGTGA
- a CDS encoding non-ribosomal peptide synthetase module, with translation MAQRLAMEYVNATMQMTEFQLNQFLLTADTSYISHRVKVLGAGEQEIVLEEAGGEEVHLSFERKGGIYMGSLSCRVVNPHLINAVRKLFFTYKGTGTVNRIYKDLTMMYYYEGGSVRRISEVRPEGTKLIYQHKYSVAEMLAVYKRQSVEGEIEQLRQEIDRLLDLRNRSRQQAVINEVDERLAEAAGRLFRLEA, from the coding sequence ATGGCTCAGCGTCTGGCGATGGAATATGTGAATGCAACGATGCAAATGACCGAATTTCAGCTGAACCAGTTCCTGCTGACCGCAGATACCAGCTATATCAGTCACCGTGTGAAGGTTTTGGGCGCGGGAGAACAGGAGATTGTGCTGGAGGAGGCCGGAGGCGAGGAGGTCCATCTGTCTTTTGAACGCAAAGGCGGCATCTATATGGGTTCCTTGTCCTGCAGGGTGGTGAATCCTCATCTGATTAATGCAGTCCGCAAATTATTCTTCACTTATAAAGGCACGGGAACCGTAAACCGCATTTATAAGGATCTAACGATGATGTATTACTATGAAGGCGGCTCGGTGCGCCGGATCTCGGAAGTGAGGCCGGAAGGCACCAAGCTGATCTATCAGCATAAATATTCAGTGGCAGAGATGCTGGCTGTCTACAAGCGTCAGAGCGTAGAAGGTGAGATTGAACAGCTCCGGCAAGAGATTGATAGACTGCTCGATCTGCGCAACCGCAGCAGGCAGCAGGCAGTAATTAACGAAGTAGATGAGAGACTTGCAGAAGCGGCCGGCCGGCTGTTCCGACTGGAAGCGTAG
- a CDS encoding stalk domain-containing protein — protein MFKIKIPAAALLSVALMGCEPLTASAPVTTVAAATPVTTATAAPIKASNSIKVQNVDVTMLFDGVALQPPAGQHVFMYNNTTYVPLRFMSYALQKSVSWDAKNLKVTVAEPSSSEMVVIKEYLMNATSSPSFAAKNITLNNVNASYVFSGSTKALPKGQSSYLLNGSIYVPLRFLSESVGNSISWNPKTKTITANSKDYEENTASAKPTDKGASPSASATPAPAATPAAEPGGAAGGSGSAGTGSGKVSYESITSETEAKLSSLQSQSTSTLLATAFEYMSATDAGTKQSIKAKGIQQLASFKASFNSIIADAEQKLNSNGYSTAIIAQYRAAFEADLDKGRAIAEGMGK, from the coding sequence ATGTTCAAGATCAAGATTCCAGCAGCAGCACTTCTGAGCGTAGCCTTAATGGGCTGTGAGCCACTGACAGCATCCGCTCCAGTTACCACAGTAGCAGCAGCAACTCCTGTAACCACTGCAACAGCAGCGCCCATCAAAGCGTCCAATTCTATCAAAGTGCAGAATGTGGATGTGACCATGCTATTCGATGGTGTAGCACTACAGCCGCCAGCCGGACAACATGTGTTCATGTACAATAACACCACCTATGTTCCTTTGCGCTTCATGTCTTATGCCTTGCAGAAGAGCGTGAGCTGGGATGCCAAGAATCTGAAAGTAACCGTGGCTGAGCCAAGCAGCTCAGAGATGGTAGTCATTAAGGAATACCTGATGAATGCGACTTCCAGTCCTTCTTTTGCAGCCAAAAATATTACCCTGAACAACGTTAATGCAAGTTATGTATTTAGCGGGAGCACGAAGGCGTTACCCAAGGGCCAATCTAGTTATCTACTGAACGGCTCGATCTATGTCCCTCTAAGATTCTTATCGGAATCTGTAGGAAATTCCATTAGCTGGAATCCAAAAACAAAGACCATAACAGCAAATTCTAAAGACTACGAAGAAAATACAGCTTCTGCGAAACCAACCGACAAGGGAGCTAGCCCATCTGCAAGTGCAACCCCGGCACCGGCAGCAACTCCAGCGGCTGAACCAGGTGGAGCAGCAGGCGGCTCAGGATCGGCAGGAACAGGGTCTGGTAAGGTTTCTTATGAGAGTATCACTAGTGAGACTGAGGCGAAGCTGAGCTCGCTACAGTCGCAGAGCACCTCTACATTGTTAGCAACTGCCTTTGAATATATGAGTGCTACAGATGCTGGAACCAAGCAAAGTATCAAGGCAAAAGGGATACAGCAACTAGCTTCTTTTAAAGCCTCATTTAACAGTATAATCGCTGACGCTGAACAAAAACTAAACAGTAATGGATATAGCACGGCTATTATTGCTCAGTATAGAGCGGCCTTCGAGGCTGACCTGGATAAGGGAAGAGCTATCGCTGAGGGTATGGGGAAATAG
- the yihA gene encoding ribosome biogenesis GTP-binding protein YihA/YsxC, with translation MKVNNAEFIISAVGPDQYPVDALPEIALAGRSNVGKSSLINRMINRKNLARTSSTPGKTQHMNYYLVNESMYFVDFPGYGYAKVSKTQRASWGKMVEKYMAERETLKMVLLVVDLRHPPTANDKMMFDWLKHYDLPLCVVATKADKIPKTRWPKHIKVMKQELGVLPGDSFIAYSSEIGLGKDELWELIDRHTLPTEEELPAEPDDPNSGDEPQHEAPSET, from the coding sequence ATGAAAGTTAACAACGCCGAATTTATTATCAGTGCCGTAGGCCCTGACCAATACCCTGTGGATGCCTTGCCGGAGATTGCTCTGGCAGGGCGCTCCAATGTAGGGAAGTCCTCTCTGATCAACCGGATGATTAACCGCAAGAATCTGGCCCGCACCAGTTCTACACCGGGCAAGACGCAGCATATGAACTATTACCTGGTGAATGAGAGCATGTATTTCGTTGACTTCCCGGGCTATGGCTATGCCAAGGTCTCGAAGACACAGCGCGCCTCCTGGGGCAAAATGGTCGAGAAGTACATGGCGGAACGCGAGACGCTGAAGATGGTCCTGCTGGTCGTGGATCTGCGCCACCCGCCGACAGCCAATGACAAAATGATGTTCGACTGGCTGAAGCACTACGATCTGCCGCTCTGCGTAGTGGCCACCAAAGCGGACAAAATTCCGAAGACCCGCTGGCCGAAGCATATCAAGGTAATGAAGCAGGAGCTCGGTGTGCTGCCGGGAGACAGCTTCATTGCGTATTCATCAGAGATTGGACTTGGCAAAGACGAATTATGGGAACTTATAGATAGACACACTCTACCCACCGAAGAAGAGCTTCCGGCAGAACCGGATGATCCGAATTCCGGGGATGAACCGCAGCACGAAGCGCCTTCCGAGACTTAA